Proteins from a single region of Cryptosporangium minutisporangium:
- the sucB gene encoding 2-oxoglutarate dehydrogenase, E2 component, dihydrolipoamide succinyltransferase gives GGELGVIGASGAAPQSAPSQPEPAAQPEPKSEPKPEPQSVEPQNPPAEESEAPARAAATSTPAPAASAPSAPAAESSENGQGAYVTPLVRKLANEHGIDLNSVKGTGVGGRIRKQDILDAAEAKKAAAAAPAPAAASGGAPAAPKAPAQPSPLRGRTEKLSRLRKVIAQRMHESLQVAAQLTTVVEVDVTKIAQLRQRAKADFQARHGVKLSFLPFFAVAAVEALQQYPQVNSILNLDEGTVTYPDAEHLGIAVDTERGLLVATVRDAGDLNLAGMARKIADLADRTRNNKVSPDELAGATFTLTNTGSRGALFDTPIIFQPNSAILGTGAVVKRAVVINDPNLGEVIAPRSMVYLALSYDHRIVDGADAARFLTAIKERLEGGAFEGELGLA, from the coding sequence GGCGGCGAGCTCGGCGTGATCGGGGCCTCCGGGGCCGCCCCGCAGTCGGCGCCGTCGCAGCCCGAGCCCGCGGCGCAGCCCGAGCCGAAGTCGGAGCCGAAGCCCGAGCCGCAGTCGGTCGAACCGCAGAACCCGCCGGCCGAGGAGTCCGAGGCTCCGGCCCGCGCCGCGGCGACGTCCACGCCGGCGCCGGCCGCGTCGGCCCCGAGCGCTCCGGCCGCCGAGTCGTCCGAGAACGGCCAGGGCGCCTACGTGACGCCGCTGGTGCGCAAGCTCGCGAACGAGCACGGCATCGACCTGAACAGCGTCAAGGGCACCGGCGTCGGTGGCCGGATCCGCAAGCAGGACATCCTCGACGCCGCCGAGGCCAAGAAGGCCGCCGCCGCGGCACCGGCTCCGGCCGCCGCGTCGGGCGGCGCGCCAGCCGCCCCGAAGGCGCCGGCCCAGCCGTCGCCGCTGCGTGGTCGTACCGAGAAGCTGAGCCGCCTGCGCAAGGTGATCGCGCAGCGGATGCACGAGTCGCTGCAGGTGGCGGCGCAGCTGACCACCGTGGTCGAGGTGGACGTCACGAAGATCGCCCAACTGCGGCAGCGTGCCAAGGCCGACTTCCAGGCCCGCCACGGCGTGAAGCTGTCGTTCCTGCCGTTCTTCGCGGTCGCCGCCGTCGAGGCGCTGCAGCAGTACCCGCAGGTGAACTCGATCCTCAACCTGGACGAGGGCACCGTCACCTACCCGGACGCCGAGCACCTCGGCATCGCAGTCGACACCGAGCGCGGCCTGCTGGTGGCGACCGTGCGGGACGCCGGTGACCTGAACCTGGCCGGGATGGCCCGGAAGATCGCCGACCTCGCCGACCGGACGCGGAACAACAAGGTCAGCCCGGACGAGCTGGCCGGCGCCACGTTCACGCTGACCAACACCGGCAGCCGGGGCGCGCTCTTCGACACGCCGATCATCTTCCAGCCGAACTCGGCGATCCTCGGCACCGGCGCCGTGGTGAAGCGCGCGGTCGTGATCAACGACCCGAACCTCGGCGAGGTCATCGCGCCGCGGTCGATGGTGTACCTGGCGCTCTCCTACGACCACCGGATCGTCGATGGCGCGGACGCCGCACGGTTCCTCACGGCGATCAAGGAGCGCCTGGAGGGTGGCGCGTTCGAGGGTGAGCTCGGCCTGGCCTGA
- a CDS encoding TIGR01777 family oxidoreductase, whose amino-acid sequence MRIVVSGASGLIGSALVDALRLDGHEVTRLVRREPTRPDEQRWDPAGGRLDPDVLSGADAVVHLAGAGVGDRRWTSGYKATLIDSRVDGTTTIATAAARADKPPRTLISASGIDYYGDTGDREIREDAPPGNTFLADLCRAWEGSTAPAAEAGVRVVHLRTSLVLSPSGGLLGRLKPLFKLGLGGPLGTGRQYWPVVSLRDVVAAIQFLIVTESISGPVNLTTPEPVTNAEFTAEFGRQLHRPTVLKVPAFALRIALADFADEGVLRGLRAVPGVLLDHGFTFTDPTPASALRYALR is encoded by the coding sequence ATGCGGATCGTGGTGAGCGGTGCCAGCGGCCTGATCGGGTCGGCCCTCGTCGACGCGCTGCGGCTGGACGGGCACGAGGTGACCCGGCTGGTGCGCCGCGAGCCGACCCGCCCCGACGAGCAGCGCTGGGATCCGGCCGGCGGGCGCCTCGACCCGGACGTGCTCTCCGGCGCCGACGCGGTGGTGCACCTGGCCGGCGCCGGGGTCGGCGACCGACGCTGGACCTCGGGGTACAAGGCGACGCTGATCGACAGCCGGGTCGACGGCACCACCACGATCGCCACCGCCGCCGCGCGCGCCGACAAACCACCGCGTACGTTGATCTCGGCGTCCGGCATCGACTACTACGGAGACACCGGCGACCGGGAGATCCGGGAGGACGCACCGCCCGGCAACACGTTCCTCGCCGACCTCTGCCGCGCGTGGGAAGGGTCGACGGCACCGGCCGCCGAAGCCGGCGTACGGGTCGTGCATCTGCGGACCAGTTTGGTGCTCTCCCCGTCGGGCGGCCTGCTCGGTCGGCTGAAGCCGCTGTTCAAACTCGGCCTGGGCGGCCCACTGGGCACCGGACGCCAGTACTGGCCGGTTGTCTCGCTGCGCGACGTGGTCGCCGCGATCCAATTCCTGATCGTTACCGAGAGCATCTCCGGCCCGGTGAATCTGACCACGCCGGAGCCGGTGACCAACGCGGAGTTCACGGCCGAGTTCGGCCGCCAGCTCCACCGCCCCACCGTGCTGAAGGTGCCGGCGTTCGCGCTGCGGATCGCGCTGGCCGACTTCGCCGACGAGGGCGTACTGAGAGGGCTGCGAGCGGTCCCGGGGGTGCTGCTGGACCACGGCTTCACCTTCACCGATCCGACGCCTGCGTCGGCACTGCGGTACGCGCTGCGCTGA
- a CDS encoding HEAT repeat domain-containing protein, translating to MDLTTLAGDPTSEPDDLAGAVDAAAGEVAAFGPVLGLVDHDAPAVRTAVARALPHLAAMEINAPFAPLAVDALISLTADPNGDVRNWACFGLGTQMDEIDGPTVREALAARLADRHGEARREALIGLARRRDPRALPAVRAALCRSDVWLLEVEAAGALGDHSLHPLVLRHLDGWDGGAARTVAAVARLTDPDGLGADLIEGLAAWYRCGGPLAVDADPGWWRIALDLLELAPYRAGDLATAVAAQLGNDSDALSALDDSTLGAIARSHGWSGVLH from the coding sequence ATGGACCTCACCACACTCGCCGGGGACCCGACCTCGGAGCCGGACGACCTCGCGGGCGCCGTCGACGCGGCCGCCGGAGAGGTCGCGGCGTTCGGGCCTGTCTTGGGGCTCGTCGACCACGACGCCCCCGCAGTGCGCACGGCGGTGGCCCGTGCCCTGCCGCACTTGGCCGCGATGGAGATCAACGCTCCCTTCGCACCGCTGGCGGTCGACGCACTGATCAGCCTCACGGCTGACCCGAACGGTGACGTCCGCAACTGGGCCTGCTTCGGCCTCGGTACGCAGATGGACGAGATCGACGGCCCGACGGTCCGCGAAGCGCTGGCCGCTCGGCTCGCCGACCGGCACGGCGAGGCGCGCCGGGAAGCGCTGATCGGACTGGCCCGTCGGCGCGACCCACGCGCGCTGCCCGCGGTCCGGGCCGCCCTGTGCCGATCCGACGTCTGGCTGCTCGAGGTGGAGGCGGCCGGCGCCCTCGGCGACCACTCGCTGCACCCGCTGGTCCTCCGCCACCTCGACGGGTGGGACGGCGGTGCGGCCCGCACGGTCGCCGCGGTCGCCCGCCTCACCGATCCGGACGGTCTCGGCGCCGACCTGATCGAGGGCCTGGCCGCCTGGTACCGCTGTGGTGGTCCGCTCGCGGTGGACGCCGATCCTGGCTGGTGGCGGATCGCGCTCGACCTGCTCGAGCTGGCGCCGTACCGGGCCGGTGACCTGGCGACGGCGGTCGCCGCTCAGCTCGGCAACGACTCCGACGCGTTGAGCGCGTTGGACGACTCAACGCTCGGCGCGATCGCCCGCAGCCACGGGTGGTCGGGCGTCCTGCACTGA
- a CDS encoding MMPL family transporter produces MSNARRRWLLPALLVLGWLVVGGVFGPYQGKLSEVQKNDNAAFLPSSAEATEVAELQERFVDEPTVPAIVVYLHRGGLTLDDARTIQGDIAKIRAANLAVGEISPIIPSRDGEAAQVIVPLAGADGDVTEREVSALREIVQRPGPLTAHVAGPSGIIADFFEVFGAIDGLLIGVTALVVAVILVVVYRSPILPVIVLTTVGLALGLSAGVVYTLTKNGTLDLNGQSQGILSVLVFGATTDYALLLIARVREEFGRHARRWDAVRAAYRGAFEPIVASGGTVIAGLLCLLFSDLASNRSLGPIGAIGIVAALLASLTFLPAVLVLVGRAAFWPFQPRYGSDRELRHGIWERVARMVDRRHRRIWITTMVVLLIAAAFAPTFRASGVTQTDAFLERVDSVRGEEILQGYFPAGFATPVIVIGRADALQPMITAANTVDGVEAVTPFTGALEFDPNAPAKAPKVVDGLVEIDVTLADAADSPTAIRALRELRDVMHDVPGADAKVGGYTATLLDTQDTTSRDLRTIVPIVLAVIFVILALLLRALVAPVMLIATVVLSFGATLGVAALVFEHLFGFPGSDPVVPLFAFVFLVALGIDYNIFLMTRVREESLRHGTRAGTLTGLRVTGGVITSAGVVLAATFAALSVLPILFLAQMAFLVAFGVLLDTLVVRSLLVPAATLELGRRSWWPSRAARIVDEVSVQDARPPVAAGDRAER; encoded by the coding sequence ATGAGCAACGCCCGCCGGCGCTGGCTGCTGCCCGCGCTGCTGGTTCTCGGTTGGTTGGTCGTCGGTGGGGTGTTCGGGCCGTACCAGGGCAAGCTGTCCGAGGTCCAGAAGAACGACAACGCCGCGTTCCTGCCCAGCAGCGCGGAGGCCACCGAGGTCGCCGAGCTCCAGGAACGTTTCGTGGACGAGCCGACGGTCCCGGCGATCGTCGTCTATCTGCACCGCGGTGGCCTGACCCTCGACGACGCCCGCACGATCCAGGGCGACATCGCGAAGATCCGGGCGGCGAACCTCGCGGTGGGGGAGATTTCGCCGATCATCCCGTCCCGCGACGGTGAGGCCGCTCAGGTCATCGTGCCGCTCGCCGGCGCCGATGGAGACGTCACCGAGCGCGAAGTCTCGGCGCTCCGCGAGATCGTGCAGCGTCCGGGGCCGCTCACCGCGCACGTCGCCGGGCCGTCCGGCATCATCGCCGACTTCTTCGAGGTGTTCGGTGCGATCGACGGCCTGCTGATCGGCGTCACCGCGCTCGTCGTCGCCGTGATCCTGGTCGTGGTGTACCGCAGCCCGATCCTGCCGGTCATCGTGCTGACCACGGTCGGGTTGGCACTCGGCCTCTCGGCCGGCGTCGTCTACACGCTCACGAAGAACGGGACGCTCGACCTCAACGGTCAGTCGCAGGGCATCCTGTCGGTGTTGGTGTTCGGTGCCACCACCGACTACGCGCTGCTGCTGATCGCCCGTGTGCGGGAGGAGTTCGGCCGGCACGCCCGCCGCTGGGACGCCGTCCGCGCGGCCTACCGGGGCGCGTTCGAGCCGATCGTCGCCTCCGGGGGCACCGTCATCGCGGGCCTGCTGTGCCTACTCTTCTCCGATCTGGCGTCCAACCGCAGCCTCGGGCCGATCGGCGCGATCGGCATCGTCGCGGCGTTGCTCGCCTCGCTCACGTTCCTGCCCGCGGTCCTGGTCCTGGTCGGACGGGCGGCTTTCTGGCCGTTCCAGCCGCGGTACGGGTCGGACAGGGAGCTCCGGCACGGCATCTGGGAGCGGGTGGCGCGGATGGTCGACCGGCGCCACCGCCGGATCTGGATCACCACGATGGTGGTGCTGCTGATCGCCGCCGCGTTCGCGCCGACGTTCCGAGCCAGCGGCGTCACCCAGACCGACGCGTTCCTCGAACGGGTGGACTCGGTGCGGGGCGAGGAGATCCTGCAGGGATACTTCCCGGCCGGGTTCGCCACGCCGGTGATCGTGATCGGCCGGGCGGACGCGCTGCAACCGATGATCACGGCGGCGAACACCGTCGACGGCGTCGAGGCGGTCACGCCGTTCACCGGCGCGCTGGAGTTCGATCCGAACGCCCCGGCGAAGGCGCCGAAGGTCGTCGACGGCCTGGTCGAGATCGACGTGACCCTGGCGGACGCCGCGGACAGCCCGACAGCGATCCGCGCGCTCCGCGAACTCCGGGACGTCATGCACGACGTGCCGGGCGCCGACGCCAAGGTCGGCGGGTACACCGCGACGCTGCTGGACACCCAGGACACGACCAGCCGCGATCTGCGGACGATCGTCCCGATCGTGCTCGCGGTGATCTTCGTGATCCTCGCCCTGCTGCTCCGTGCGCTGGTCGCGCCGGTGATGCTGATCGCGACCGTCGTGCTCTCGTTCGGCGCGACGCTCGGCGTCGCCGCGCTCGTGTTCGAGCACCTGTTCGGGTTCCCGGGGTCGGACCCGGTGGTGCCGCTGTTCGCGTTCGTGTTCCTCGTCGCGCTGGGGATCGACTACAACATCTTCCTGATGACGCGGGTCCGCGAGGAGTCGCTCCGGCACGGCACCCGGGCGGGGACGCTCACCGGCCTCCGGGTCACCGGCGGCGTGATCACGTCGGCCGGTGTCGTGCTGGCCGCGACGTTCGCCGCGCTCTCGGTGCTACCGATCCTGTTCCTCGCGCAGATGGCGTTCCTGGTCGCGTTCGGCGTGTTGCTCGACACGCTGGTGGTGCGGTCGCTGCTGGTGCCGGCCGCGACGCTGGAGCTGGGGCGGCGGAGCTGGTGGCCCAGCCGCGCCGCCCGAATCGTGGACGAAGTCTCAGTGCAGGACGCCCGACCACCCGTGGCTGCGGGCGATCGCGCCGAGCGTTGA
- the lipB gene encoding lipoyl(octanoyl) transferase LipB: protein MLVPTAPTDVRRLPGLTEYRDAWDEQRRLHAARVAGEIPDTVLLLQHPDVYTAGRRTEDGERPFDGTPVVDVDRGGKITWHGPGQLVGYPIVQLPRPLDVVAYVRRIEGLLIEVCAEFGLATTRVEGRSGVWVPADHRGPDRKIAAIGVRVSRRVTMHGFALNCNPDLAAFGRIVPCGIQDAGVTSLTAELGRRVTVDDVVDLVEPRLPTLAGGPDRT, encoded by the coding sequence ATGCTGGTCCCGACGGCACCGACCGACGTCCGGCGGCTGCCCGGCCTGACCGAATACCGGGACGCGTGGGACGAGCAGCGTCGTCTGCACGCCGCCCGGGTCGCCGGCGAAATCCCGGACACGGTCCTGCTCCTGCAGCATCCCGACGTCTACACCGCAGGCCGTCGCACCGAGGACGGGGAGCGTCCGTTCGACGGCACGCCCGTCGTCGACGTGGACCGCGGCGGCAAGATCACCTGGCACGGCCCCGGCCAGCTGGTCGGCTACCCGATCGTCCAGCTGCCCCGGCCGCTGGACGTGGTCGCGTACGTGCGGCGGATCGAAGGCCTGCTGATCGAGGTCTGTGCCGAGTTCGGCCTCGCGACCACCCGGGTCGAAGGCCGCAGCGGCGTCTGGGTACCGGCCGATCATCGGGGCCCGGACCGGAAGATCGCCGCGATCGGCGTCCGGGTCAGCCGCCGGGTCACCATGCACGGCTTCGCTCTCAACTGCAATCCGGACCTGGCCGCGTTCGGACGCATCGTCCCCTGTGGCATCCAGGACGCGGGCGTCACGTCGCTCACCGCCGAGTTGGGCCGGAGGGTGACCGTCGACGACGTCGTCGACCTGGTGGAGCCGCGCCTACCCACCCTCGCCGGCGGCCCCGACCGCACCTGA
- a CDS encoding PPOX class F420-dependent oxidoreductase, producing the protein MSHMDGTPLPDSGAPSDTFDALASEPFLSLTTYRRNGSAIPTPVWAAPRDGRLLIWTGAESGKVKRLRHTPVATVAPCDRGGSLLGEPVAAHARIMRKDETPALNAAMTAKYGWQFRMSRLGAAIGRVIGIARPGQIGLEITLD; encoded by the coding sequence ATGTCCCACATGGACGGCACACCACTCCCGGACAGCGGCGCCCCGTCGGACACGTTCGACGCATTGGCCTCCGAGCCTTTCCTGAGCCTCACCACCTACCGCCGGAACGGCAGTGCGATCCCGACGCCGGTCTGGGCCGCACCGCGCGACGGTCGGCTGTTGATCTGGACCGGCGCCGAGTCGGGCAAGGTCAAGCGGCTCCGGCACACTCCGGTCGCGACGGTCGCCCCGTGTGACCGCGGAGGCTCGCTGCTCGGCGAACCGGTCGCCGCTCACGCCCGCATCATGCGTAAGGACGAAACCCCCGCACTGAACGCCGCGATGACGGCCAAGTACGGCTGGCAGTTCCGGATGTCCCGGCTGGGTGCCGCGATCGGCCGGGTGATCGGCATCGCCCGACCCGGCCAGATCGGCCTGGAGATCACGCTCGACTGA
- a CDS encoding CocE/NonD family hydrolase — MRLSALLLALLVACGVLAPVARADEKFSVRFVDLAGQDGVKLGANVVTPTTAGPHPLVVLPGSWGGGNTQNLLWSTELAKRGFIAVNYATRGAGDSGGTVDFAGPDDVRDVRAVVDWALAHTDADPARIGLAGISYAGPIMLNAAAVDPRIKAVVMTSGLVDIEEMLIRQETRYGMLALGFRLTAAVTARTAPDFTTKLDDFFANRNMDELRAWARERSPVTRLDALNRNGTAVFMAHAWNDSVARNGQIMRFYDRLTGPKQLGLYPGDHVSPEAGGVLTLPNEVFDSVYRWLEAHVAGEPEQPDAPIRLRPRTPNRAGPVETYRSTAEFEAPATRYGLGAPGSPLAPGTAPAWQASVTADPTTSDAGITMGTSTLEALTGRPPTVWLPGVDRRRALVWQSAPLTGPARLRGTVAMHLTVVPDDAVGTVFGYLYAVDGGGTGELINHAPFTWTGATPGRPLRLDVAFDPMAFDVPAGRRLALVVDARDLMYLDENTAGERLRFAGPSWLDLPLSRA, encoded by the coding sequence GTGCGCTTATCCGCTCTGTTACTCGCCTTGCTGGTGGCGTGCGGCGTGCTCGCGCCGGTCGCCAGAGCCGACGAGAAATTCAGTGTCCGGTTCGTCGATCTCGCCGGGCAGGACGGCGTCAAGCTCGGCGCGAACGTGGTGACGCCGACGACGGCGGGGCCGCACCCGCTCGTCGTCCTTCCGGGGTCGTGGGGTGGCGGCAACACCCAGAACCTGCTCTGGTCGACCGAGCTGGCGAAGCGCGGCTTCATCGCGGTCAACTACGCGACTCGGGGCGCGGGCGACTCCGGCGGCACCGTCGACTTCGCCGGGCCGGACGACGTCCGGGACGTGCGGGCGGTGGTCGACTGGGCGCTCGCGCACACCGACGCCGACCCGGCGCGGATCGGGCTGGCCGGGATCTCCTACGCCGGTCCGATCATGCTCAACGCGGCCGCCGTCGACCCGCGGATCAAGGCGGTGGTGATGACCAGCGGACTGGTCGACATCGAGGAGATGCTGATCCGGCAGGAGACGCGGTACGGGATGCTCGCGCTCGGTTTCCGGCTGACCGCCGCGGTCACCGCCCGCACCGCGCCGGACTTCACCACGAAGCTCGACGACTTCTTCGCGAACCGGAACATGGACGAACTGCGTGCCTGGGCCCGGGAGCGGTCGCCGGTCACCCGGCTCGACGCGCTCAACCGCAACGGCACCGCGGTGTTCATGGCCCACGCCTGGAACGACTCGGTCGCGCGGAACGGGCAGATCATGCGGTTCTACGACCGGCTCACCGGTCCGAAGCAGTTGGGGCTCTACCCCGGCGACCACGTCAGCCCGGAGGCCGGCGGTGTGCTGACGCTGCCCAACGAGGTGTTCGATTCGGTCTATCGGTGGCTGGAGGCCCACGTCGCCGGGGAGCCGGAGCAGCCGGACGCGCCGATCCGGTTGCGTCCGCGGACGCCGAATCGCGCCGGCCCGGTGGAGACCTACCGGTCGACCGCGGAGTTCGAGGCGCCGGCGACCCGGTACGGACTCGGCGCGCCCGGCAGCCCGCTGGCGCCGGGGACCGCACCGGCCTGGCAGGCGAGTGTGACCGCCGATCCGACGACGTCCGACGCGGGCATCACGATGGGGACCTCGACGCTGGAAGCCCTGACCGGGCGTCCGCCGACCGTGTGGCTGCCCGGGGTGGACCGGCGCCGGGCGCTGGTCTGGCAGTCGGCGCCGCTGACCGGGCCGGCTCGGTTACGGGGAACGGTGGCGATGCACCTCACGGTGGTCCCGGATGATGCGGTCGGGACCGTCTTCGGCTACCTCTACGCGGTCGACGGCGGCGGCACCGGTGAGCTGATCAACCATGCGCCGTTCACGTGGACCGGTGCGACGCCCGGCCGCCCGCTCCGCCTCGACGTCGCGTTCGACCCGATGGCGTTCGACGTTCCGGCCGGGCGTCGCCTGGCTCTCGTGGTGGACGCCCGGGACCTGATGTACCTGGACGAGAACACTGCGGGAGAGCGGCTGCGGTTCGCCGGACCGTCGTGGCTGGACCTGCCGCTCAGTCGAGCGTGA
- the lipA gene encoding lipoyl synthase, translated as MTTVQPEGRKLLRLEARNAETPIERKPPWIRVTAKMGPEYTELKGLVKREGLHTVCEEAGCPNIYECWEDREATFLIGGDQCTRRCDFCQIDTGKPAALDRDEPRRVAESVATMGLRYATITGVARDDLADGGAWLYAETVRQIHGLGQGTGVELLIPDFNARPELLAEVFDAAPEVLAHNIETVPRIFKRIRPGFRYERSLDVIRQARAAGLVTKSNLILGMGEEPEEVTEALRDLHEAGCDLVTITQYLRPSPRHHPVSRWVKPEEFVTFREEAERIGFAGVLSGPLVRSSYRAGRLYQQAIEARSAASVPAAAIS; from the coding sequence GTGACGACGGTGCAGCCCGAAGGACGCAAACTGCTTCGGTTGGAGGCCCGCAATGCGGAGACCCCGATCGAGCGCAAGCCACCCTGGATCCGCGTGACGGCCAAGATGGGCCCCGAGTACACCGAGCTCAAAGGCCTGGTGAAGCGCGAGGGCCTGCACACCGTGTGCGAAGAGGCCGGCTGCCCCAACATCTACGAATGCTGGGAAGACCGCGAAGCCACGTTCCTGATCGGCGGCGACCAGTGCACCCGGCGCTGCGACTTCTGCCAGATCGACACCGGCAAGCCCGCCGCGCTCGACCGGGACGAACCGCGGCGGGTCGCGGAGAGCGTCGCGACGATGGGCCTGCGCTACGCGACGATCACCGGCGTCGCCCGCGACGACCTCGCGGACGGTGGCGCGTGGCTCTACGCCGAGACCGTGCGGCAGATCCACGGGCTGGGTCAGGGCACCGGCGTCGAACTGCTGATCCCCGACTTCAACGCGCGCCCCGAACTGCTGGCGGAGGTCTTCGACGCCGCCCCCGAGGTGCTCGCCCACAACATCGAGACCGTGCCGCGGATCTTCAAGCGGATCCGTCCCGGTTTCCGTTACGAGCGGTCACTGGACGTCATCCGCCAGGCCCGCGCGGCCGGTCTGGTCACGAAGTCCAACCTGATCCTGGGCATGGGCGAGGAGCCGGAGGAGGTCACCGAGGCGCTGCGCGACCTGCACGAGGCCGGCTGCGACCTGGTGACGATCACCCAGTACCTCCGCCCCTCACCGCGGCACCACCCGGTCTCCCGCTGGGTGAAGCCGGAGGAGTTCGTCACGTTCCGTGAGGAGGCCGAGCGGATCGGCTTCGCCGGGGTGCTCTCCGGGCCGCTGGTGCGCTCCTCGTACCGCGCCGGCCGCCTCTACCAGCAGGCGATCGAGGCCCGCTCGGCCGCATCGGTACCGGCCGCTGCGATCAGTTAG
- a CDS encoding DUF4191 domain-containing protein, which translates to MASTTPEKVGFRQRLRQIVQVFKFVRGHDRLIVPLMLVAFLVPLLIGIGVAWFTGLWVIIPLAVLIAVLAALIVFSRRVQKATYAQVEGQPGAALAVLESMPGNRNQRNWKFTPAVQVSQQQDVIHRVVGRPGVILLGEGAPHRVKQLLNTERKRVSRVLTDVPIHDVLVGEDEDKVPIRKLQSHLQKLPKSLTPGQVSQVAQRLQGLGGARPPIPKGPMPKSSRAMKGAKQQMYRGR; encoded by the coding sequence ATGGCCTCCACCACCCCCGAGAAAGTCGGCTTTCGGCAGCGACTTCGGCAGATCGTCCAGGTATTCAAGTTCGTTCGGGGGCACGATCGTCTGATCGTTCCGCTGATGCTCGTGGCGTTCCTGGTGCCACTGCTCATCGGCATCGGCGTCGCGTGGTTCACCGGGCTGTGGGTGATCATCCCGCTCGCGGTGCTGATCGCCGTCCTCGCCGCGCTGATCGTATTCAGCCGACGGGTCCAGAAGGCCACTTACGCGCAGGTGGAGGGCCAGCCCGGAGCCGCGCTGGCGGTGCTGGAGTCGATGCCGGGTAACCGGAACCAGCGGAACTGGAAGTTCACGCCGGCCGTGCAGGTGAGCCAGCAGCAGGACGTCATCCACCGGGTCGTCGGGCGGCCCGGTGTGATCCTGCTCGGCGAAGGCGCACCCCACCGGGTGAAGCAGCTGCTCAACACCGAGCGCAAGCGGGTCAGCCGGGTGCTCACCGACGTGCCGATCCACGACGTGCTGGTGGGCGAGGACGAGGACAAGGTTCCGATCCGCAAGCTCCAGTCGCACCTGCAGAAGCTGCCGAAGAGCCTGACGCCGGGCCAGGTGAGCCAGGTGGCGCAGCGCCTGCAGGGGCTGGGCGGCGCCCGCCCCCCGATCCCCAAGGGCCCGATGCCGAAGAGCTCCCGCGCCATGAAGGGCGCCAAGCAACAGATGTACAGAGGAAGGTAA
- a CDS encoding RDD family protein: MSEDSRRSDPSRGGPAAVGVPSDLPTASFGRRAAAFLVDGVLCAMVAGLFTYPDPPGGWSTLVFLVAYTLFVGLFAESPGMRLLKLRCEGVADGRPIGLFRALLRTLLIILLIPALLTTADGRRWHDKIAGSTVVAARPERR, translated from the coding sequence GTGAGCGAGGACAGCCGTCGATCCGACCCGTCGCGTGGCGGCCCGGCCGCCGTCGGGGTCCCGTCCGACCTGCCCACTGCGTCATTCGGACGCCGGGCCGCGGCGTTTCTCGTCGACGGCGTGCTGTGCGCCATGGTCGCCGGGCTGTTCACCTACCCGGACCCGCCGGGGGGCTGGAGCACGCTGGTGTTCCTGGTGGCCTACACGCTGTTCGTCGGGCTCTTCGCGGAGTCGCCGGGGATGCGGCTGCTCAAGCTGCGGTGCGAGGGTGTGGCCGACGGCCGCCCGATCGGTCTGTTCCGGGCACTGCTGCGCACGCTGCTGATCATCCTGCTCATCCCGGCGCTGCTCACCACCGCCGACGGCCGCCGCTGGCACGACAAGATCGCCGGCTCGACAGTGGTGGCGGCCCGCCCAGAACGACGCTGA